Genomic segment of Ralstonia pickettii:
TCCGTTTTCAACCGCCCTGCTCATCGCGGCGGCCGGCGTTTATGCCGGCGCCCAGAATGCCCTCGCGGGCGGCGGATCGTTCATCACGTTCCCCGCATTGCTGCTGGCCGGGCTCAACCCGCTCGGCGCCAACATGACCTCGACGATCGCGCTGTTCCCCAGCCAGATCACCTCGTCGATCGCGGGGCGAAAACTGGCCGGCGGCGTCGATGCCGGCGAGCATCACCTTTCGCTGCGGCAGCTCATTGTCATCAGTCTGGTGGGCGGCGTGCTCGGCGCGCTGTTGCTGCTGGCGACCCCACCTTCGTTCTTCGCCAAACTGGTGCCGTATCTCGTGCTGTTTGCAACCAGCGTGTTTGCGTGGGGCAGCTTCCGCCGCAAACCGCTGCATGCGGCATCGGGCATGTCGACCACCGCGCTCGCAACCGCCCAATTTGCGATTGCCATTTACGGCGGCTACTTCGGCGGCGGAATCGGCTTCCTGATGCTCGCCGCGCTCACGGTGGCCGGCCAGCAGGTGCGCATGGCGGGCGCGACCAAGAACGTGCTCGCCATGACGATGAATGCATCGGCCGTGGCAGTGTTTGCGTTCTCCCCGCAGGTCAACTG
This window contains:
- a CDS encoding sulfite exporter TauE/SafE family protein: MTTLPFSTALLIAAAGVYAGAQNALAGGGSFITFPALLLAGLNPLGANMTSTIALFPSQITSSIAGRKLAGGVDAGEHHLSLRQLIVISLVGGVLGALLLLATPPSFFAKLVPYLVLFATSVFAWGSFRRKPLHAASGMSTTALATAQFAIAIYGGYFGGGIGFLMLAALTVAGQQVRMAGATKNVLAMTMNASAVAVFAFSPQVNWAAVVALGIGGIAGGFAGAWLLHRLPEKVLRGFVVIVGIILTVWLFMRA